In Plasmodium falciparum 3D7 genome assembly, chromosome: 13, the following are encoded in one genomic region:
- a CDS encoding histone-lysine N-methyltransferase, putative, with protein sequence MFKIEYKEDRGKCVVAVNQIRAGYCLVESHPEIFIPLCVKYMAPRIIDQNNKKNNFKIINTCFYCLEKFNKCICCPNCKYVVYCSDMCLERAWKSHREECDIFRSNIFDRYCPSITMRLVINCYLNHFNFYDYCGSSTDISKEKYERLKYPAYVVAVALMSKRKKIFHNFDNNESILKNIIEKFIKISKNSLQIIDNELEPAGLAIYKKPVPFFNHSCLSNCVTVFRNQKLYIRTLMDVYPGEELTISYIDIAFDRCTRLSICMDQYFFTCSCKLCKVNIASECHNIFNTEIVCTNSENCKKFLGYMEIVLISELERKQCYINKSSFKTYPVLRKSNIDNVWRCMLCKAEVGDNIIKGLVDKEKETFKETVYLETLFNEKYTYDNKSVLQSLNKIKSKIDYLTNYYHHAKYSLQKMRAKILYISIQLHEFKLAYNIANQYLKSIEVSYGKYSPIYGYYIFLTGKLALFLDLKNEGLGLIHKAKKNIIKTYGPDSLIYKDLEKFLYTNKY encoded by the coding sequence ATGTTTAAAATAGAATATAAAGAAGATAGAGGAAAATGCGTTGTTGCAGTAAATCAAATACGAGCAGGATATTGCTTGGTAGAATCACATCCCGAGATATTTATTCCCTTATGTGTTAAATATATGGCTCCTAGAATTATTGATCAgaataataagaagaataATTTTAAGATAATAAATACGTGTTTTTATTGTTTAGAAAAATTcaataaatgtatatgttGTCCAAATTGTAAATATGTGGTATATTGTAGTGATATGTGTTTAGAGCGAGCTTGGAAATCTCATAGAGAAGAATGTGATATATTTCGATCGAATATATTTGATAGATATTGTCCATCTATAACTATGAGATTAGTTATTAACTGTTACTTAaatcattttaatttttatgacTATTGTGGTAGTAGTACAGATATaagtaaagaaaaatatgaacgATTAAAATATCCAGCATATGTAGTAGCAGTTGCACTTATGagtaaaaggaaaaagatatttcacaattttgataataatgaaagtatacttaaaaatattatagaaaaatttattaagatTTCTAAAAATAGTTTACAAATTATCGATAATGAATTAGAACCAGCTGGATTagcaatatataaaaaacctGTACCCTTCTTTAATCATTCTTGTTTAAGTAATTGTGTTACAGTTTTTAGAaatcaaaaattatatattagaaCATTAATGGATGTATATCCAGGTGAAGAATTAACTATTAGCTATATAGATATTGCTTTTGATCGATGTACAAGATTATCTATATGTATGgatcaatatttttttacatgtTCATGTAAATTATGTAAAGTTAATATAGCATCAGAAtgtcataatatttttaataccgAAATTGTATGTACAAATTCGGAAAATTGTAAAAAGTTTCTAGGATATATGGAAATAGTACTTATATCAGAATTAGAACGTAAAcaatgttatataaataaaagtagTTTTAAAACTTATCCTGTTTTAAGAAAAAGTAATATTGATAATGTCTGGAGATGTATGTTATGTAAAGCAGAAGTtggtgataatattataaaaggaTTAGTAgacaaagaaaaagaaaccTTTAAAGAAACTGTATATCTTGAAACATTATTCAATGAAAAATAcacatatgataataaaagtgTCTTACaatcattaaataaaattaaatcaaaaattgattatttaacaaattattatcatcatgcTAAATATTCTCTTCAAAAAATGAGagcaaaaattttatatatatctatacaaTTACATGAATTTAAATTGGCTTATAATATAGCAAATCAATATTTAAAATCTATTGAAGTTTCCTATGGAAAATATTCACCAATATAtggttattatattttcctcACTGGGAAACTAGCTCTTTTCcttgatttaaaaaatgaaggcTTAGGATTAATTCacaaagcaaaaaaaaatattattaaaacgtATGGTCCAGATTCTCTGATATATAAGGATTTGGAAAAGTTTTTATATACtaacaaatattaa
- a CDS encoding RAP protein, putative, with translation MTIIKNRCCLFLNYLNKKSTCILINNNKHGNLNHQKKFIRTSKLSLNVLKRIKSEKNINIKELNKYLTDDNKMNLDIFKKLIYKAKNNNENEQESVENLLLILVLFNKYYPYFENNFYSNLCLDINKNLLNSIKFKIHYLYTSKMLIHTMNILTNLNLVDNVLLEGYMNKCFYFIKNDEYNIEDLIHYLSILNKISIIQKNLYCKKLQSFNWSLIKIICDKLTYNFDHLFMLSDKNNHFSFFIKKNINEQIKNLSNDINNKVNRTYHKINYNEKKSSVIQNKTNVNNILDTPLISQKSYNIIQKNQNKINQEYYNIICNHNVYINNLNRGQNHMKLYNIQEQQENNNCNNNMKNYDHNNNSLYSNTLTIVEKKLLILDTLLSISRSLKDLNYVHLKLTNEIVNKLKNEFLNISDDEDITPYIDNNSVNKIFYIMQCLLYLKLDYHMFYKSVLNMFMNYLPFSNNLIMLFFLLAKNKLFPSKTIHIFDSVFSKNIKQKVYDTNSLIILLESYSIHKYRQSDIIGDILSYFMYSNIEHNIYDKNIDNAKRQLSNNNSNIFLNKKNTFDHNLEMSLYPQDDNIVIKNKNNSYDEKVTKGENKNDPTSFIFSSSHNIIKNNEMDNLIIPDDNQNIKLINKNNNKNNNNTLYNNLYNNQLCQEKLKNIDIKMNNYFTSINISDKVKIFYSLFKLDIYDEGIIYHINNILNNERIHEINFKLLIKLLLGLCYFSFEKVHIYNLIITNLIKYDIILDNVYLTQLKICELAIRTQHVPNVYNHLNKESIEYLNCIKNKQKTIEYHVKSDLQKNVKNILLTFNLTTLEEVTIGPYNVDFVEEDESFFKIPKNYILHQNKHLMKHKHYTNDNNNNSINFQTYVKQNDVNNVTNKFENKHKKLIIEVNGEHHFYKNTKSYISLSKFKHKLLSDLGYVVINIPYFDWAILNTDFDKKAYIKKLIYDHCDIQIRNIINLNQKNEHINKKELDEISKTIQKSKEKTDLLTNIENLRKKNKIKFLKKKIKHI, from the coding sequence atgactatcataaaaaatcgctgttgtttatttttaaattatttaaacaaaAAGAGTACATGCAtccttataaataataataaacatggGAACTTAAACcatcaaaaaaaatttattaggACATCTAAATTAAGcttaaatgttttaaaaagaataaaatcagaaaaaaatataaatattaaagaattgaataaatatttaacagatgataataaaatgaacttggacatttttaaaaaattaatatataaagctaaaaataataatgaaaatgaacaAGAAAGTGttgaaaatttattattaatattagttttatttaataaatattatccatattttgaaaataatttcTATTCGAATTTATGTTTGGATATTAATAAGAATCTTTTAAATtctataaaatttaaaatacatTATCTATATACAAGTAAAATGTTAATTCATacaatgaatatattaaccAACTTAAATTTAGTTGATAATGTTTTATTAGAAggatatatgaataaatgtttttattttataaaaaatgatgaatataaCATAGAAGATTTAATTCATTATCTTTCCATtcttaataaaataagtataattcaaaaaaatttgtATTGCAAAAAATTACAATCGTTTAATTGGTCGTTGATCAAAATTATATGTGACAAATTGACATATAATTTTGATCATCTATTTATGTTAtctgataaaaataatcatttttctttttttataaaaaaaaatattaatgaacaaattaaaaacctttcaaatgatattaataataaagttaATAGAACATATCATaagataaattataatgaaaagaaaagttctgttatacaaaataaaacaaatgtcAATAACATTTTGGATACTCCTTTGATTAGTcaaaaatcatataatataattcaaaaaaatcaaaacaaaataaatcaggaatattataatattatatgtaatcataatgtatatattaataatctCAACAGAGGTCAAAATcatatgaaattatataatattcaggAACAacaggaaaataataattgtaataataatatgaaaaattatgaccataataataattcctTGTATTCTAACACACTTACAAttgttgaaaaaaaattgttgATCTTAGATACACTATTAAGTATTTCAAGAAGTTTAAAAGATTTAAATTATGTCCATTTAAAATTAACAAATGAAATTGTAAATAAATTGAAAAATGAATTTCTTAATATAtcagatgatgaagatataaCTCcttatatagataataattcagtaaataaaatattttatattatgcaatgcttattatatttaaaattagattatcatatgttttataaaagTGTTCTCAATATGTTTATGAACTATTTGCCATTTTCAAACAATTTAATAATGCTTTTTTTCCTCCTAgcgaaaaataaattatttccaTCTAAAACGatacatatatttgattcagttttttcaaaaaatataaaacaaaaggtTTATGATACAAATagtttaataattttattagaaTCATATtctatacataaatatagaCAAAGTGATATCATAGgtgatatattatcatattttatgtattcaAATATAGagcataatatttatgataaaaatatagataacGCAAAACGACAgttatcaaataataattcgaatatttttttaaataaaaaaaatacatttgaTCATAATTTAGAAATGAGTTTATATCCTCAAGATgataatattgttataaaaaataaaaacaattctTACGATGAAAAAGTAACTAAaggagaaaataaaaatgatccAACTTCTTTCATTTTCTCTTCAtctcataatataataaaaaataatgaaatggaTAATCTTATTATACCTGAtgataatcaaaatattaaattaataaataaaaataataataaaaataataataatactttatataacaatttatataataatcaatTATGCCAAGAaaagttaaaaaatattgatataaaaatgaataattattttaccTCTATAAATATTTCTGATAAAGTAAAAATCTTTTATAGTTTATTCAAattagatatatatgatgaaggaataatatatcatataaataatattttaaataatgaaagaatacatgaaataaattttaaattattaataaaattgttattaggtttatgttatttttcatttgaaAAGGTTCATATTtacaatttaataattaccaatttgataaaatatgatataattctGGATAATGTTTATTTAACTCAACTCAAAATATGTGAACTCGCCATAAGAACACAACATGTGCCCAATGTATACAACCATTTGAACAAAGAATCTattgaatatttaaattgtataaaaaataaacaaaaaactATAGAATATCATGTTAAATCagatttacaaaaaaatgtaaaaaatattttattaacttTTAATTTAACAACATTAGAAGAAGTAACCATAGGTCCATACAATGTTGATTTTGTAGAAGAGGAtgaatcattttttaaaataccaAAGAATTATATACTTCATCAAAATAAACATCTAATGAAACATAAACATTATAcaaatgacaataataataattcaataAATTTTCAAACATATGTAAAACAAAATGATGTAAATAATGTAACAAATAAATTtgaaaataaacataaaaaattaataattgaGGTAAATGGAgaacatcatttttataaaaatacaaaatcatatatatccttATCCAAATTTAAACATAAATTGTTAAGTGATTTAGGATATGTTGTTATTAATATACCTTATTTTGACTGGGCTATTTTAAATACAGATTTTGATAAAAAagcatatattaaaaaattaatctaTGACCATTGTGATAtacaaataagaaatatcataaatttaaatcaaaaaaatgaacacatTAACAAAAAGGAATTGGATGAAATTTCTAAAACTATTCAAAAGAGTAAAGAAAAAACAGATTTATTAACTAATATAGAAAACTTacgaaaaaagaataaaattaaatttttaaagaaaaaaattaagcatatataa
- a CDS encoding serine/threonine protein phosphatase 5, producing the protein MVIVTEKINNNVKIEDNNINRFEEDMDKNVDEDNETIYKINEEKVNICNNIEKEHNQKEDKENVMLNNHNVEEEEDIKKTDEVLMNDEKIKNDFHLEIGEYSKNHKCDDPLNNNKTDHCDKERKDICLELLKTCDALKNIGNKYFKENNYIISLRYYTEAIDLIKKSFEQCPNNVTDIDNENNTNNLHDDVEVDDEDKELFKEYYNKSAISKKSDFISIKETDLHIYYTNRSFCHIKLENYGTAIEDIDEAIKINPYYAKAYYRKGCSYLLLSDLKRASECFQKVLKLTKDKNSELKLKQCKKLIFEQQFQKAIELEQKMPYYETLVLDSLKIENMEAPIYDRNNLNLDFLKKVADYISIPNNKLNKKCVCAIVLDVIKLLKELPTLVYLNLEEDETLTICGDVHGQYYDLLNIMKINGYPSEKNSYLFNGDFVDRGSFSVEVIIFLYLAKLTFPNNVYLTRGNHETDNMNKIYGFLGELQEKYDEKMHVLFSDSFKFLPLAYVLNKNIFICHGGIPSKTDTTLEDIEKIDRNKEPLDEGVMTDLLWSDPNEEKGFKPSKRGIGFSFGTDITENFLKINNLSLIIRSHEVRDEGYSLEQNGQLYTVFSAPNYCDIMKNKGAFLKFKGNSIKPECVTFTEVEHPNVPSLKYAHNLYQNI; encoded by the coding sequence ATGGTAATTGTTActgagaaaataaataataacgtTAAGatagaagataataatataaatagattTGAAGAAGATATGGACAAGAATGTTGATGAGGATAATGAaactatttataaaataaatgaagagaaagttaatatatgtaacaaCATAGAAAAAGAACATAACCAAAAAGAAGATAAGGAAAATGTTATGTTAAACAACCATAAtgtagaagaagaagaagatataaaaaaaacggACGAAGTATTGAtgaatgatgaaaaaataaaaaatgattttcATTTAGAAATTGGTGAATATTCAAAAAACCATAAGTGTGATGATCCTTtgaataataacaaaacGGATCATTGTgataaagaaagaaaagataTTTGTcttgaattattaaaaacatgtgatgctttaaaaaatattggaaataaatatttcaaggaaaataattatattatatctcTAAGATATTATACAGAAGCTATAgacttaataaaaaaatcattTGAACAATGTCCTAATAATGTTACGGATATAGATAacgaaaataatacaaataatttacATGATGATGTTGAAGTggatgatgaagataaagaattatttaaagaatattataataaaagtgCTATATCTAAAAAAAGTGATTTTATTAGTATAAAGGAAACagatttacatatatattatacgaATCGTTCTTTTTGtcatataaaattagaaaattATGGAACGGCTATAGAAGATATTGATGAAGCTATTAAAATTAATCCATATTACGCTAAAGCGTATTATAGAAAAGGGTGTTCCTATTTACTTTTATCAGATTTAAAAAGAGCATCTGAATGTTTTCAAAAAGTATTAAAACTtacaaaagataaaaattcaGAATTAAAATTGAAACAATGTAAAAAACTTATTTTTGAACAACAATTTCAGAAAGCTATCGAATTAGAACAAAAAATGCCTTATTATGAAACATTAGTACTTGATTCTCTTAAGATAGAGAATATGGAAGCTCCTATATATGAtagaaataatttaaatcttgattttttgaaaaaagtaGCTGATTATATAAGTATaccaaataataaattgaaCAAAAAATGTGTATGTGCAATTGTATTAGAtgtaattaaattattaaaagaattaccTACTTtagtttatttaaatttagaaGAAGATGAAACTTTGACAATATGTGGTGATGTTCATGGACAatattatgatttattaaatataatgaaaattaaTGGGTATCCATCTGAAAAAAATTCTTACTTATTTAATGGTGATTTTGTAGATAGAGGAAGTTTTTCTGTTGaagttattatatttttatatctagCTAAATTAACATTTcctaataatgtatatttaacAAGAGGAAATCATGAAAcagataatatgaataagaTATATGGATTCTTAGGTGAATTAcaagaaaaatatgatgaaaaaatgCATGTCTTATTTTCAGATTCCTTTAAATTCTTACCTTTAGCATATGTTcttaataaaaacatttttatatgtcaTGGTGGTATACCTAGTAAAACAGATACTACTTTAGAAGATATCGAAAAAATTGATAGAAATAAAGAACCTTTAGATGAAGGAGTTATGACCGATTTGTTATGGTCTGATccaaatgaagaaaaaggtTTTAAACCATCTAAAAGAGGTATTGGATTTTCATTTGGTACAGATATTACTGAAAATttcttaaaaattaataatctAAGTCTTATTATTCGATCTCATGAAGTAAGAGATGAAGGTTATTCTCTTGAACAAAATGGACAATTATATACAGTCTTTAGTGCTCCTAATTATTGtgatattatgaaaaataaaggaGCTTTCTTAAAATTCAAAGGAAATTCAATCAAACCTGAATGTGTAACATTTACCGAAGTCGAACACCCAAATGTCCCTTCACTAAAATATGCTCATAATTTGTATcaaaacatttaa
- a CDS encoding PhIL1 interacting protein PIP1, whose product MNNGSNKKFVIVHYIKGEDSNQNKSNSKKKKEKKTGYVTIEISRVDDRKFANKKRKNQLMLDKIRRNDFLSRSAKNISKKKIRDNTWTNTLIDKLQGATTTINQKITSFFKICIFNSKELKMKNDMIGRDSFKYFNTEDNEQFINSANLMNAMNVKMDNMLSQHININKDNFNFNNFNMHFNGNSNINNKFMKDNIFNGNNLNNKFANKKMIDASKIWKKDIPANNIMNYVDKRKVDANNNPDMQNIKNFYISVINKKSNVKNVRKVSLMEVCKDPYFFISQNFLSDLESYLALNHCLLYIKKNKGELSQIHHNFFSVLINVDDVHFLEENVSTSILIHTIKRLNSLFKIPIDDITSVEFCLYLKNSEENEPFIYTEKDIYKYSILIFLSSKNGNFIEFPFNGLRIMTVIGNCLIYQCHDNKNTNKHIFNFNISDEKLFFLKINLKENIHLYKMFQGQKPVTPSNMDEVCKQNKITELYTNVFKNKNTLPFEQFMKTKPNETNTINIDSMKNHYSLVKKNMECINKRLMELNINRMRSLFIKAKNARSNNPYPNPMQFKKRA is encoded by the exons ATGAATAACGGatctaataaaaaatttgtcATAGTACATTACATTAAAGGTGAGGATAGTAACCAGAATAAAAGCAActcaaagaaaaaaaaagagaaaaagacAGGATATGTTACTATTGAAATTAGTAGAGTAGATGATAGGAAATTTGCTAataagaaaaggaaaaatcaACTGATGCTTGATAAGATTCGTAGAAATGATTTTCTTTCCAGATCTGCTAAAAATATCTCGAAGAAGAAGATAAGAGATAATACGTGGACTAATACCTTAATAGATAAATTACAAGGAGCTACAACTACTATTAATCAAAAAATAACATCAttctttaaaatatgtatattcaaTTCGAAAGAATTAAAGATGAAAAATGATATGATAGGAAGagattcttttaaatattttaatacagAGGATAATGAACAATTTATAAATAGTGCAAATTTAATGAATGCGATGAATGTTAAAATGGATAATATGTTATCacaacatattaatataaataaagataatttcAACTTTAATAATTTCAATATGCATTTTAATGGgaatagtaatataaataataaatttatgaaagataatatattcaatGGAAATaacttaaataataaattcgctaataaaaaaatgattgaTGCAAgtaaaatatggaaaaaagaCATTCCtgcaaataatataatgaattatGTGGATAAAAGAAAAGTAGATGCGAATAATAATCCTGATAtgcaaaatattaaaaatttttatatttcagttataaataaaaaaagcaATGTGAAAAATGTAAGGAAAGTTAGCTTGATGGAAGTTTGTAAAGatccttatttttttatatcgcAAAATTTTTTATCAGACTTGGAGAGTTATTTAGCTCTAAATCACTGTCTCCTTTATATTAag aaaaataaaGGAGAGCTTTCCCAGATTCAtcacaattttttttctgtatTAATAAATGTAGACGATGTACATTTTCTTGAGGAAAATGTATCGACATCAATTTTGATACATACTATCAAGAGGCTGAATTCACTTTTCAAAATTCCAATAGATGATATAACATCAGTAGAATTTTGtttgtatttaaaaaatagtgAAGAGAATGAGCCTTTTATTTATACTGAAAAAGACATCTATAAATATTCCATTTTAATATTCTTAAGTAGTAAAAATGGGAATTTTATAGAATTCCCTTTTAATGGCTTACGAATTATGACAGTTATAGGTAACTGTTTAATTTATCAATGTCATGATaacaaaaatacaaataaacatatattcaattttaatatatcagacgaaaaattatttttcttaaaaattaatctaaaggaaaatattcatttgtaCAAAATGTTCCAAGGACAGAAACCTGTAACACCTTCAAATATGGATGAAGTGtgtaaacaaaataaaataactgAATTATATACTaatgtatttaaaaataaaaatacattacCCTTTGAACAATTCATGAAAACAAAACCTAATGAAACAAACACCATCAATATCGATTCTATGAAAAATCATTATTCTttagttaaaaaaaatatggaatgtataaataaaaggtTAATGGAGCTAAATATTAATCGTATGAGGagtttatttataaaagcaAAAAATGCAAGAAGTAATAATCCTTACCCTAATCCTAtgcaatttaaaaaaagagcataa